GCCTCGGCGGAATCCATCCGGCTGGCCGAGGACCGGGGACGGTTCAAGAAAGCCATGGAGGATATCGGTCTTGACGTCCCGAAATCTGTTCTCGTCCGTTCGGTGGAGGAGGCCGAAGACTTTGCGGCCCGGACCGGCCTGCCGGTGGTGATCCGCCCCTCCTTCACCCTCGGGGGCGTGGGCGGGGCCGTCGCATCCACAAGGGGCCTGCTCAGGACCCAGGTCGAGCGGGCGCTCCTGGAGAGCCCCGTGAAGTCCGCTCTCGTGGAAGAATCCCTCCTGGGATGGAAAGAGTTCGAGATGGAGGTCATGCGGGACAGAAAGGACAATGCCGTGGTGATCTGCTCCATCGAGAATATCGACCCCATGGGGGTCCATACCGGCGACAGCATCACCGTGGCTCCCATACAGACCCTGAGCGACAGGGAGTACCAGAAGATGCGGACCGCCGCCATAGACGTCCTCCGGGCCGTGGGGGTGGACTGCGGAGGATCCAACGTACAGTTTGCCGTGCAGCCGTCCACGGGAAGGATGACGGTGATCGAGATGAACCCCCGGGTGAGCCGCTCGTCGGCCATGGCGTCCAAGGCCACGGGGTTTCCCATCGCCCGGGCTGCCGCCAGGCTGGCCGCGGGGTACACCCTCGACGAGATTCCCAACGAGATTACCGGCGAAACCACCGGCTGCTTCGAGCCCGCGCTGGATTACGTGGCCGTAAAGTTTCCCAGGTTCGAGACGGACAAGTTCCCGGCGGAATACGACCTGCTCGGGACCCAGATGAAGTCCGTAGGGGAATCCCTCGCCCTCGGGCGCACCTTCATGGAAGCCGCCAACAAGGCCGCCAGGGCATCGGAGCAGGGTTACGACGGGATTCACGAGCTCACCATGGGGTACGACGGTCTCGATGCGATGCTGACGACACCCCACCCGAAAAAGATCTTTGCCGCCTACACGGTGCTGAAGCGGGAAGGACGGCGGTCCCTGAAGGCTATGGCGGAAAAAACGGCCTACGATCCCTGGTTCCTCTCCCAGATGGCCGACCAGGCGGAGCTGGAAGAGAAGATTGCCGACGGGCCGCTGACGGAAGGACTCCTCCTGGAAGCCAAGCGGTTCGGCCTCTCGGACAAACGGGTTGCCGCTCTTTCCTCCATGAGCGAAGAGGCAGTCGAGGCCTTCCGGAAGGACAGGGGCATCGAGCCCTGCTTCCATTTCGTGGATACATGCGCGGGGGAATTCGCGGCGGCCACCCCCTATTTCTATTCCACCTGGGGTGAAATCGACGAGGGGGAACCCACGGGAGAAACGGGCGTCGCCATCCTGGCTTCAGGGCCCAACCGGATCGGCCAGGGGCTGGAGTTCGACACCTGCTGCACCCTGGCGTCCCTCGCATGGAAGGAACTGGGGCGGAGGACGGTGATCATCAACTCGAACCCCGAGACCGTCTCCACGGACTATAACGTTTCCGACCGGCTGTATCTGGAACCTCTCGCGGCGGAGCACGTGAAGGCCGTCCTGGCGAAGGAGGGGATCCGGGATGTCCTGGTACAGCTCGGAGGCCAGACGCCCCTCAATCTGGCGGGAGACCTTGAGAAATGGGGAGCCCGCATCGTGGGAACCTCTCTGGCGGGCATCGACGAGGCGGAGGACAGGGGGAAGTTTTCCGCCCTTCTGAAGCGCCTCGGCCTCCGCCAGCCCGAGAGCAGGATGGCGGCATCACCCGAAGAAGTGGCCGGAGCGGCCGCCGAAATCGGTTTTCCCGTCCTTTTGCGCCCCTCCTATGTCCTGGGAGGAAAGAACATGTTCATTGCCCACACCGGGGAGGAACTGGAAAGTTATCTTTCCAGGGGGCTGCCCCTGGACCGGGGTCACCGGCTGCTGGTGGACCGTTTTCTTGAGGATGCCTTCGAATATGACCTGGACGCCCTCAGTGACGGGCGAAACGTGTACGTGGCAGGCGTCCCGGAACACATAGAGGCGGCGGGAATTCATTCCGGGGACAGCGCCTGTGTCTTTCCGGCCTATAAATGCACCCCGGAACTGCACCGGGAGATGACGGAAGCGGCGGTACGAATCGCGAGGGAGACCTGCGTGAAGGGGTTTCTCAATATTCAGTTCGCGGCGAAAGACGGAGAACTGTACATTCTTGAGGTCAATCCCAGGGCATCCCGGACAGTCCCCTTTCTTTCCAAGGCCGGCGGCGTCAACCTGGTGAAAGCTGCCGTCCGGCTCTGGCAGGGGGAAGACCTTGAGACCCAGGGGCTCACGAAGGACGGGTACGGAGAGGGTCGGTGCCTCACGGAATGGGCGGTGAAGGAGGCGGTATTCTCCTTTGACCGTTTCGCCTCGGTGGACCCGGTCCTCGGGCCCGAAATGCGCTCCACCGGCGAAGTCATGGGGACGGGATCCTCGGTGGGAGAAGCCTTCGCCAAAAGCCAGGCGGCGGGGGGGACCATGCTCCCCGTACGGGGAACGGTCTTCATTTCGGTGAACGATTTCGACAAGGCCACCATTTTCCCGGCGGCGAAGAAGCTGGCGGACCTCGGCTTCTCCCTCGCGGCCACCAGGGGGACCGCCAGGTATCTCTTCGACAGGGGGCTCTTTCCCGAAGTGGTCCTCAAGGTCCACGAGGGGAGGCCGAATGTGGTGGACCACATGAGGGCGGGAAAGATCCAGCTGCTCATCAACACGCCCTTCGGATCCCGCAGCCTTTCCGGCGGACGGGAGATGCGCATCGAGGCGGTCCGCAGGAAAATTCCGTATACGACGACGACGTCCGCAGCCGAAGCCGCCGTGGAAGCCATCGCCGAACTGCGGAAGGGATGCGTTTCCGTCCGTCCCCTGCCGGAAATGAAGTGACTCCGGCGGAAAAGAAGGGGCTTTTTTCTGTTATTGACTGAGCTTCGCTTTAGTAATACCATAGCGAGGCAAATTTTGATTTTTTATCAGAAAAGGAGGGATGGGTGTGAGCAAAACGCAGGAAGGATGGAATCCTTATCTTCTCGGCGGACTGGCCGGACTGCTTTCCGTATGGTCGACCTACTATACGGGAAAGTTTTTCGGCGCATCCACATCCTTCGTGAGGGCTGCGGCCTTCGTGGAGGAGAAGGTCATTCCGGAGCGGGCGGCGACACTTGAATACCTGGTGAAGAACGCCGCAAAGATGGACTGGCAGATGATGTTTCTTATCGGCATTTTCATCGGCGCCCTGCTTTCGGCCACCCTGTTCGGCGATTTCAAGTTCCAGGCCGTGCCGGACATGTGGAAGAGGCATTTCGGCGAAAGTGGCGTGTCCAGGGGCGTGGTGGCCTTTCTCGGCGGTGCGGTGTCCATGTTCGGCGCCCGACTGGCCGATGGATGCCCAAGCGGTCACGGGCTGGGCGGAACCATGCAGCTTGCTGCCAGCGGATTTTTGGCCCTCTTGTGCTTTTTCGCGGCAGGGGCCGTCGTGGCCAGAATGATTTATGGAGGAGGCGAGCAGAATGGATCTTGACCAGATCGTCGTCCATCTGAATGAAATTCTCGTCTCCCTCAAGGGCATAGCCAACGCCATCGACCTCGAGCTCCGTTTCGGCCTGGTCACCGGAATGGTGTTCGGCGTCCTCCTTCAGAGGGCGAAGGTGCTTCGCTACGACAAACAGCTTGCCGCCCTCCGCTTCCAGGACTTCACCATCCTCAAGTTCATGATGTCCGCCATCATCGTGGGCATGATCGGGACGTACTTCCTCTACGACCAGGGACTGGCGGTGCTTTCCATAAAGCCCACCATCCTGGGCGGAACCATCACGGGAGGTATCCTCTTCGGAGTCGGCTGGGCCCTTCTGGGCTACTGCCCGGGAACGTCCATCGGTGCCCTCGGAGAGGGGCGGACCGATGCCTTCTGGGGCATCCTCGGCGCTCTCGTCGGAGCGGCCCTCTATGCCGAGATGTTCCCCTACCTGCAGGATACCCTGCTGAAGATGCATGACTACGGAAAGATCACCCTTCCCCAGCTTCTCGGCGTCAACCACTGGATCGTCATCGCCGGAGTCTCCGTGGTCTTCCTCTTGTCCTTCGTGCTCATGGAGAAAAAGGGACTATAATCTCCGAAATCTTTGTTTTTAAAAAAACGCAGGGCCATTTCAAGGCGGCCCTGCGTTTTTTTCATCTCGTGAAAATGATCAGCTGAACGCCCGTTTGTACTGTTCGGGCCAGGGCAGCTCGATTCCCCGCTTCCGGGCTTCAAGAAGGGGGAAGAAGGGGTTCCTGAGGAGTTCCCGGCCGAGGGCCACCAGATCCGCCCGGTGATTGCAGAGGGCTTCCTCCACCATCTCCAGCGTGGTGATAAGGCCCACGGCGATGGTGGGAACGTTGCAGGCTGTCTTGATCATCTCTGAAAAGGGAATCTGGTACCCGGGAAAAACGGGGGGAGGAACGGGCATCACCCCGCCGGAGCTGACGTGGACCACGTCCACGTCCCGGGTCACCCGGTCGATGACGCGGGCCATCTCCGTGGGGGTCATGCCCCCTTCAACGTAATCCTCGGCGGAGACCCGGAGGAACAGGGGCTTTTCCGCAGGCCATTGAGTCCGGACAGCCCGGACGACCTCCTGGAGGAACCGGGAACGGCCCTCGAAGGTCACGCCGTAGCCGTCATGCCGTTTGTTGCTCAGGGGGGAGAGGAACTGGTTGACGAGGTAGCCGTGGGCGCCGTGGATCTCCACCACGTCGAACCCCGCCTTCAGGGCCCTCCCCGCTGCTGATGCGAATGCTTCCGTAACGAAGGCGATGTCGTCATGGGTCATTTCGACGGGATCGGGGTATTTCCCGTCGTCGCTGTAGTTCAATGCGCTGGGGGCGAAAATTTTCTCTGCCGCAGCCTCGCACTTCCGGCCCGCGTGGTTGAGCTGGATGCCGATTTTGGCCCCGAGACTGTGAACATGGTCCACCAGGCGGGCGAAAGGGGCGACCTGGTCGTCGCTCCAGAGACCGAGGCAGTTGTCCGAGATGCGTCCCTCCGGGACGATCCCCGTGGCTTCCACGATGATGAGCCCTGCGCCTCCGAGGGCGCGGGCGCCGTAGTGCAGGAAGTGAAAATCGACCGGAGCGGAATCCGGAGCGCTGTACATGCACATGGGGGGCATGACGATCCGGTTTTTCAGTTCGAGATCCTTGATTCTGAAGGGTTCGTAGGTCTTCACGAAGAACAGGCCTCCTTTATGACGGTATGGTACGAGTAGGGTATCACGAAAGGTTGTTTTTTGCATCGTTGAAACAGCGCCTCCTCCTGAAAGGAGGCGCTGTTGTCGGTGAGCGGTTTGTCTCGTCTAGGACCAGCCGATGGTCTGGAGCACCGTGAGGGCGACCATGGCCAGCACGACCTGGATGGCGATAAGGGGGAATATCCACTTGACGTACTTCTCGTAGGCGATGCCCGCTATGCCCAGGCACCCCATGACCACGCTCGCCGTGGGGATGAAGCAGTTGGTGAAGCCGTCGCCGAACTGGAAGGCCTGGACGGCCACCTGCCGGGTGATTCCCGTGAGGTCGGCCAGGGGCACCATGATGGGCATGACGGTGACCGCCTGTCCGGAGCCGGAGGGAATGAAGAAGTTGATGACGATGTTGGCGAAGAACATGAGGTTCGCGCCGATAACCGGACCGTACTTGGAAATAGGCAGAGAGAGGTAGTAAACCACCGTGTCGATGATTTTGCCGTCGGTCATGATCACGGAGATGGCACGGGCCATGCCGATGACGAGGGCGGCGTAGGCCATGGAGGCGCATCCCTTGACGAAGGCCTGGGCGGTTCCGTTGAAGCCGAGCCCGCCGATGAGACCGCAGGAGACGGCCATCATGAAGAAGACCGTGGAATAATGGTCGATGCCCCACTTGAGCTGCAGGGAGCCGTAGATGATGGCTCCGAATGAGATGACCACGATGGCGGTGCAGATCATGTGCCGGAGGTCCATGGACTCGTGCTCTTCGAAATGGTTGGTCTGCCGGGCCGCCTCCTCGGCGGAGTAGACAAGGCTCTTGGTGGGGTCGGCATTGATCTTCCGGATGTAGAGATAAACGAAGCCGAAGGTGAGCAGCAGGTTCACGATGTGGAAGAACACCCGGACGCCGAAGCCGGAGAACATCGGAAGCTCGGCTATGCTGTGGGCGATGCCCACGGTGAAGACGTTGCCCCAGCCCACGTTGAAGCCGGCATAGGAGCCGAGGTAGATCATGGCGAAACCCACCACGCTGTCGTAGCCCAGACCCTTCGCCAGGAGAATGCCCAGAGGGATGAGGGCCACCACTGGGTTGGCGAAGACGCCTGTGGCGCCGCCGATGGACATGAGGAGCATGATGATGGCCACAGCCCAGATCTCCTTGCCCTTCAGCTTGTGAACGATGCGGTTCATGCCCACCCGGATGGTGCCCGTCTCCTCAAGGATCCTGATGGCTCCGCCTACGAAGAAGACCATGAAGATCATGGATGCGGACTGGACCCAGCCTTTCACCACGGAGTTGAAAAT
The sequence above is drawn from the Aminivibrio sp. genome and encodes:
- the carB gene encoding carbamoyl-phosphate synthase large subunit, with translation MPARKDLKKILLLGSGAIVIGQACEFDYSGVQAAKALKEEGYGVVVVNPNPATMMTTPGIADTIYIEPLKVPYVEEIIRKERPDAVLPTMGGQTALNLLLELDDAAILEKWGVEVIGASAESIRLAEDRGRFKKAMEDIGLDVPKSVLVRSVEEAEDFAARTGLPVVIRPSFTLGGVGGAVASTRGLLRTQVERALLESPVKSALVEESLLGWKEFEMEVMRDRKDNAVVICSIENIDPMGVHTGDSITVAPIQTLSDREYQKMRTAAIDVLRAVGVDCGGSNVQFAVQPSTGRMTVIEMNPRVSRSSAMASKATGFPIARAAARLAAGYTLDEIPNEITGETTGCFEPALDYVAVKFPRFETDKFPAEYDLLGTQMKSVGESLALGRTFMEAANKAARASEQGYDGIHELTMGYDGLDAMLTTPHPKKIFAAYTVLKREGRRSLKAMAEKTAYDPWFLSQMADQAELEEKIADGPLTEGLLLEAKRFGLSDKRVAALSSMSEEAVEAFRKDRGIEPCFHFVDTCAGEFAAATPYFYSTWGEIDEGEPTGETGVAILASGPNRIGQGLEFDTCCTLASLAWKELGRRTVIINSNPETVSTDYNVSDRLYLEPLAAEHVKAVLAKEGIRDVLVQLGGQTPLNLAGDLEKWGARIVGTSLAGIDEAEDRGKFSALLKRLGLRQPESRMAASPEEVAGAAAEIGFPVLLRPSYVLGGKNMFIAHTGEELESYLSRGLPLDRGHRLLVDRFLEDAFEYDLDALSDGRNVYVAGVPEHIEAAGIHSGDSACVFPAYKCTPELHREMTEAAVRIARETCVKGFLNIQFAAKDGELYILEVNPRASRTVPFLSKAGGVNLVKAAVRLWQGEDLETQGLTKDGYGEGRCLTEWAVKEAVFSFDRFASVDPVLGPEMRSTGEVMGTGSSVGEAFAKSQAAGGTMLPVRGTVFISVNDFDKATIFPAAKKLADLGFSLAATRGTARYLFDRGLFPEVVLKVHEGRPNVVDHMRAGKIQLLINTPFGSRSLSGGREMRIEAVRRKIPYTTTTSAAEAAVEAIAELRKGCVSVRPLPEMK
- a CDS encoding YeeE/YedE thiosulfate transporter family protein, producing MSKTQEGWNPYLLGGLAGLLSVWSTYYTGKFFGASTSFVRAAAFVEEKVIPERAATLEYLVKNAAKMDWQMMFLIGIFIGALLSATLFGDFKFQAVPDMWKRHFGESGVSRGVVAFLGGAVSMFGARLADGCPSGHGLGGTMQLAASGFLALLCFFAAGAVVARMIYGGGEQNGS
- a CDS encoding YeeE/YedE thiosulfate transporter family protein, producing the protein MDLDQIVVHLNEILVSLKGIANAIDLELRFGLVTGMVFGVLLQRAKVLRYDKQLAALRFQDFTILKFMMSAIIVGMIGTYFLYDQGLAVLSIKPTILGGTITGGILFGVGWALLGYCPGTSIGALGEGRTDAFWGILGALVGAALYAEMFPYLQDTLLKMHDYGKITLPQLLGVNHWIVIAGVSVVFLLSFVLMEKKGL
- the namA gene encoding NADPH dehydrogenase NamA, whose amino-acid sequence is MKTYEPFRIKDLELKNRIVMPPMCMYSAPDSAPVDFHFLHYGARALGGAGLIIVEATGIVPEGRISDNCLGLWSDDQVAPFARLVDHVHSLGAKIGIQLNHAGRKCEAAAEKIFAPSALNYSDDGKYPDPVEMTHDDIAFVTEAFASAAGRALKAGFDVVEIHGAHGYLVNQFLSPLSNKRHDGYGVTFEGRSRFLQEVVRAVRTQWPAEKPLFLRVSAEDYVEGGMTPTEMARVIDRVTRDVDVVHVSSGGVMPVPPPVFPGYQIPFSEMIKTACNVPTIAVGLITTLEMVEEALCNHRADLVALGRELLRNPFFPLLEARKRGIELPWPEQYKRAFS
- a CDS encoding Na+/H+ antiporter NhaC family protein; this encodes MAEAVQKKSRVPHVFALMFIITVLMAVLTWLIPAGQYERVKEGARTVVVANSFKVVDANPQGLWEIFNSVVKGWVQSASMIFMVFFVGGAIRILEETGTIRVGMNRIVHKLKGKEIWAVAIIMLLMSIGGATGVFANPVVALIPLGILLAKGLGYDSVVGFAMIYLGSYAGFNVGWGNVFTVGIAHSIAELPMFSGFGVRVFFHIVNLLLTFGFVYLYIRKINADPTKSLVYSAEEAARQTNHFEEHESMDLRHMICTAIVVISFGAIIYGSLQLKWGIDHYSTVFFMMAVSCGLIGGLGFNGTAQAFVKGCASMAYAALVIGMARAISVIMTDGKIIDTVVYYLSLPISKYGPVIGANLMFFANIVINFFIPSGSGQAVTVMPIMVPLADLTGITRQVAVQAFQFGDGFTNCFIPTASVVMGCLGIAGIAYEKYVKWIFPLIAIQVVLAMVALTVLQTIGWS